One Trichormus variabilis 0441 genomic window, TAGTGAAACTGTAAGGGAGTAATAGCGTCAATATTGAAAACTTTTACTCCTTTATACCCCAGAAAGGCTGACTGAAATCCTTAATTCTGATTTTCGATCGTTAAAATTTGGGTTTGATTAATCTTGGCCAGCAACCGATGAAAATTTTGTTATTTTACTTATGTTCTGTGGGCAGTATAGAAGTATTAGCACCATTTAAAACTTCACAGTGCTAGCAAACAAGGCTCCTTTTTGTTGATATTCAACTACAAGCTGATCAAAGACTTTACGTTGGTTTTGTGAGTACTGTATGTAAGCTAAAAACATTTCCTGTATTAGATTAATGTAGAACGAATTATCTTGAAAACTCTTCCACATCTGATCTGGTGAAAGATTATATTTTTGGCACCAGTGGATCAACACATCATAGCCAACCACTGTTTGAACAAATGCCAATTTGTGAGGATCTTGCCATACCCTGGACAGTTCTTCTATGAGTGATGGTCGTCGGGGATTCGATATCAGTGCATTCTGCATACGCCTCCACAATCGACTTTGATAAAGTTCCTCGTTCTCGACCTTCACATACTCAATAGTGGTTTGATAATTCTCTAGAATTCGGCTCTTCCATAAAGCTGTGCAGAGTGATATCGATCCTCCCTCTAGAATCAGCAATTTATGCTGTGATGAGAGTCGGTCGATGTGCTGCAAGGTTAAAGATAATGACTCAAGTGTATTCAGATTACCGTCTGCTAGCTGACGTTCTTCAAGATATATCCGAGTCGTTCCCTCAAGTTCATCAATCAGTGGCCTGCCGCTACCAGTTGCTAGTTCCTGATAAATCTGAATGCGGTCTAGTACAATCACTGGAGCTTTGGTTTGTTTGGCTAAAACAACGGAGCGATCTGTCTTACCTGTGCTGGTTGGGCCAAGTATTATGTGTAATCGCATAAGTGTTTGTACTGAGGTATGGGGTTTTATGCCATGAGCTTAAGGGAAAGAACTGGCAATGAACATGATATATTTACGGTAATTTTGCTCCAGCCATCAGAAAATTCAGTATTAATACTTAAATAAATCTAAAATTTTAAATAATACATATATAGAGACTAGGAATGTTACGGCTGTTGTAATTACGTATGCTGGAGTAAGATGTAATTACTAGTATTTCTCAGGTATTACAAGATATTTATGGCGATCGCTCACACCTAAAAATATGGAACTTTACCTTATTCGTCATGGCATCGCTGAAGAACAAAAAACTGGTATAAAAGATGAGGAACGTGAGCTTACCAAGGAAGGAAAACAAAAAACTGAGAAAGTTGCTCACCGTCTTGTAGAATTAGGGCAGCAATTTGACTTAATTGTCACTAGCCCGCTAATGCGCGCTCACCAAACAGCAGAAATTCTTGTAGCGTCTGGACTCAGTTGTCAGCTAGAAGAATCCAACCATCTTGCACCCAATGGCAATATCTTTAATTGGCTGGATTATTGGTTAAAACCCAGAAATTTTCCTGAAAATGCCCAAATTGCGATCGTGGGACATGAGCCTTGTTTAAGTAACTGGGCAGAAATTCTCCTATGGGGGGAAGCCAAAGACAGCTTAGTCCTGAAAAAAGCAGGTATGATCGGATTAAAACTACCAGAAATAGGTTCACCTGTGGGTCGTAGTCAGATGTTCTGGTTGACACCACCCAGGTACTTGCTATAACTGTTCTCCAACTTTTACCCTAAGTAGGACTGACGCATGAAAACGAAAAATCGAGGGTTTTGGAGGGCTTGGGATTTGGGGGTGTAGAAGTGC contains:
- the sixA gene encoding phosphohistidine phosphatase SixA codes for the protein MELYLIRHGIAEEQKTGIKDEERELTKEGKQKTEKVAHRLVELGQQFDLIVTSPLMRAHQTAEILVASGLSCQLEESNHLAPNGNIFNWLDYWLKPRNFPENAQIAIVGHEPCLSNWAEILLWGEAKDSLVLKKAGMIGLKLPEIGSPVGRSQMFWLTPPRYLL
- a CDS encoding isopentenyl transferase family protein, which codes for MRLHIILGPTSTGKTDRSVVLAKQTKAPVIVLDRIQIYQELATGSGRPLIDELEGTTRIYLEERQLADGNLNTLESLSLTLQHIDRLSSQHKLLILEGGSISLCTALWKSRILENYQTTIEYVKVENEELYQSRLWRRMQNALISNPRRPSLIEELSRVWQDPHKLAFVQTVVGYDVLIHWCQKYNLSPDQMWKSFQDNSFYINLIQEMFLAYIQYSQNQRKVFDQLVVEYQQKGALFASTVKF